A genomic stretch from Neospora caninum Liverpool complete genome, chromosome III includes:
- a CDS encoding putative CAM kinase (incomplete catalytic triad) → MEGAPAGAAASEGEQPMATVRRISSEGASGRYRTRLKSSPRKKYVIGRVVGNGAFGEVRECVDRQTREIFAIKVMAKRGRDRGAWSTSEMFRREVFLLSSLSHPNIIRLVDAYEDKHNLYYVMEKCDGGELFEHIVRRKHFDEHGASRLCRQMLLALEYLHAFNIVHRDVKAENFLFRDQSFDSSLILIDFGMSVRVRPDQMLSEVCGSPHYLAPELLRRQYSCPADMWALGVLVFLMLYGRYPYDGHTTGRIVRDILYKPVDFRSHHIRPSSLALCFIRGLLEPDPKKRLTAHEALQHRWILEGDVEARREKKGARIPLEIVRSAHRKVTAGKPAPIREEDERKSKKEALLHRLQHPLGMAAALQSGRFSGFPGDQKQQSGILRRSVPPGKPVRIPQIRV, encoded by the exons ATGGAGGGTGCGCCCGCGGGGGCcgcggcgagcgagggagaacagcCAATGGCGACGGTTCGGAGGATCTCCTCCGAGGGCGCCTCGGGGCGCTATCGAACGCGACTCAAAAGCAGCCCCCGAAAGAAATACGTTATCGGAAGAGTTGTTGGAAACGGCGCGTTCGGTGAG GTACGCGAATGCGTGGACAGGCAAACGAGGGAAATCTTCGCCATCAAGGTTATGGCGAAGCGCGGGCGTGACCGAGGCGCCTGGAGCACCTCAGAGATGTTCAGACGAGAA GTGTTCctgctttcgtctctctcgcatccGAATATAATTCGGCTGGTCGATGCCTACGAAGACAAGCACAACCTTTACTACGTCATGGAGAAGTGCGATGGAGGAGAACTGTTTGAACACATCGTGAGGAGGAAACATTTTGATGAACATGGTGCCAGCCGCCTGTGCAG GCAAATGCTGTTGGCCCTGGAATATCTTCACGCCTTCAACATCGTTCATCGTGATGTAAAGGCAGAGAATTTCCTGTTTCGGGACCAGTCGTTCGACTCGTCTCTGATTCTCATCGACTTCGGCATGTCCGTGAGGGTGCGCCCGGACCAAATGCTTTCAGAG GTCTGTGGCTCGCCGCATTATCTCGCCCCTGAGCTCCTGCGCCGCCAGTACTCCTGTCCCGCCGACATGTGGGCTCTcggcgttctcgtcttcctcatgCTGTACGGAAGATATCCCTACGATGGTCACACCACTGGCCGGATTGTACGCGACATTTTGTACAAACCTGTTGA TTTTCGGTCTCATCACATTCGCCCCTCgtccctcgccctctgctTCATTCGAGGGCTTCTCGAGCCTGATCCGAAGAAGAGGTTAACCGCACACGAGGCACTCCAACACCG GTGGATTCTCGAGGGGGATGTCGAGGCTcggcgcgaaaaaaaaggagCGCGAATCCCCCTCGAGATTGTTCGCTCAGCGCATCGGAAG GTCACTGCGGGGAAGCCTGCGCCGatccgagaggaagacgaaagaaagtCGAAGAAGGAGGCTCTCCTCCACCGCCTGCAGCATCCACTGGGAatggcggcggcgctgcagAGT GGACGCTTCTCTGGGTTTCCTGGCGATCAAAAGCAGCAGTCTGGGATTCTCCGGCGAAGTGTCCCGCCTGGCAAGCCTGTCAGGATCCCCCAGATCAGAGTCTGA